A region from the Hydra vulgaris chromosome 08, alternate assembly HydraT2T_AEP genome encodes:
- the LOC100199663 gene encoding large ribosomal subunit protein uL3 isoform X2, with amino-acid sequence MVFKIIQRTTQYRGRYIHSLKTSVDMSHRKFEAPRHGNLGFLPRKRSKKQLARMKTFPKDDETKPCHLTGFIGFKAGMTHIVREVDRVGSKVHKKEVVEAVTILETPPIVIVGIVGYVETPRGLRQLTTVWAEHLSDECKRRFYKNWYKSKHKAFTKSSKKWTDENGKKSIERDLEKMIKYCKVIRVLVHTQQKLVGLKQKKAHIMEIQINGGKIADKVNWAKNHLEKTISVSNVFGQDEMIDAIGITKGHGFKGVTYRWGTKKLPRKTHKGLRKVACVGAWHPARIGFTVPRAGQCGYHHRVERNKKVYRIGRGIHTKDNKVVKNNASTDYDLTEKTITPMGGFPHYGEVTEDFLMLKGAIPGPKKRVISLRKSLLAQTSRKANEKITLKFIDTSSKFGHGRFQHDQEKKSFMGLLKKDKHVDVVEA; translated from the exons atggtctttaaaattatacaacGAACAACACAGTATCGCGGACGTTACATACATTCTCTTAAAACATCCGTCGACATG tctcATCGTAAATTTGAGGCACCTCGTCATGGAAACCTTGGGTTTCTTCCAAGGAAACGAAGTAAAAAGCAACTCGCTAGAATGAAAACTTTTCCAAAGGATGACGAAACAAAACCATGTCACTTGACTGGTTTTATTGGATTTAAAGCAGGTATGACTCACATAGTTCGTGAAGTAGATCGTGTAGGCTCGAAGGTTCACAAAAAAGAGGTTGTTGAAGCAGTTACAATTTTGGAAACTCCTCCAATTGTTATAGTTGGAATTGTTGGTTATGTAGAAACACCTCGTGGTCTGCGCCAATTAACAACTGTATGGGCAGAACATCTTAGTGACGAATGCAAACGTCGATTTTACAAAAACTG GTATAAATCAAAGCATAAGGCTTTTACCAAATCAAGTAAAAAATGGACTGACGAGAATGGCAAAAAAAGCATTGAACGTGATCTTGAAAAGATGATTAAGTACTGTAAAGTGATAAGAGTTTTAGTCCACACCCAACAAAAATTAGTTggattaaagcaaaaaaaagctCATATCATGGAAATTCAAATAAATGGTGGTAAAATAGCTGACAAAGTCAATTGGGCTAAAAATCATCTAGAAAAGACAATAAGTGTTAGTAATGTTTTTGGACAAGATGAAATGATTGATGCTATTGGTATTACTAAGGGTCATGGATTTAAag gAGTGACATACAGATGGGGTACAAAAAAACTCCCTCGGAAAACTCACAAAGGTTTACGAAAGGTTGCCTGTGTTGGTGCATGGCATCCAGCACGTATTGGTTTCACTGTTCCTCGTGCAGGTCAGTGTGGTTATCATCATCGTGTTGAAAGAAATAAGAAAGTTTACAGAATTGGACGTGGTATACATACTAAAGATAACAAAGTTGTTAAGAATAATGCATCAACTGATTATGATCTCACTGAAAAAACTATAACACCAATg GGTGGTTTTCCTCATTATGGTGAGGTAACTGAAGATTTTCTCATGCTTAAAGGTGCTATACCTGGTCCCAAAAAGCGAGTCATTTCATTACGTaaa TCTCTGCTTGCACAAACTTCTCGTAAAGCCAATGAGAAAATAACCTTGAAATTTATCGACACGTCTTCTAAATTTGGTCATGGTCGTTTCCAACATgatcaagaaaagaaaagttttatgggattattgaaaaaagataaacatgttgatgttgttgaggcctaa